Within Fusobacterium gonidiaformans ATCC 25563, the genomic segment TTTCTTTAAATTAGAAAGCTCTTCATCAGAAAATCCTCTTCTACGCAATCCTACTGTATTTAATCCTCGAACGACTGCCTTATTTCCCTCTGCTAATACAAAAGGACAAATATCTTGATTGATGGCACTTGCTCCTCCAACCATGACATAAGACCCAATATGTGTAAATTGATGAACTGGAGTTAAGCCTCCAATAATTGCATGACTATCTACCACCACATGTCCTGCTAGGGTAACGTTATTTGCTAAAATACAACCGTCTCCTACAATAACATCATGAGCGATATGAACATAAGCCATCAATAAGTTTCCACTTCCTATTCTAGTTTCCCAACGATCATCCGTTCCACGATGGATAGTTACAAACTCACGAATGGAATTTTTATTTCCTATAATGGTTTTTGTAGGTTCTCCTCGATATTTTAAATCTTGAGATGCCTTCCCAATAGAAACAAAAGAATAGATTGTATTCTCCTCCCCAATTTCTGTAATTCCTTCTACTACGACATGGGATTGTAAAACTGTATTTTTTCCTATTTTTACATCTTTTCCTACAATACAATAAGGGCCAATTTTTACTCCATCTTCTAGAATAGCACCCTCTTCTACGATAGCAGTACTATGAATTTCAACCATGGCGATCTCCCTCTCTTATTTATCAGCAATACAGAATGTAAAGCTTGCTTCTGCTACTTTTACTTCATCTACCAAAGCAACTCCTGAAGCTTTTACGATATTACTACGAATTTTTTCTACTTTTACATCATAGGTAATGGTATCTCCCGGTCGTACTGGTTGTTTAAATTTTACATTTTCTACTGCAGCAAAATAAGGAACTTTTCCTTCTTGTCCCTCCATCACTAAAACACCTAAACATTGTGCCATTCCTTCTACAATTAAAACTCCTGGCATAATAGGATGTTCCGGAAAATGTCCATTAAAAAATTCTTCATTGATTGTCACATTTTTTCTTCCAATTACTCTTTTATTTTCTACATCCATCTCTAAAATTCTATCCACCAATAAAAAGGGATATCTGTGTGGAATTCTTTCCATAATTTCTAAAGTATTTAACATCTTGCTGTCCTCCTATATCTCTCTTAATTTTTTTGCAAATTCTATATCTAAAGCATGACCTGCTTTGATAGCAATGATATGAGCTTTGATAGGGCGATTTAAAATTTTAAAATCCCCAATGATATCCAGCATCTTATGGCGAACAAATTCATCTTCAAAACGTAATCCTCCGGGATTCATCACTCCATCTTTTTGAACTACAATCGCATTTTCCAAAGTTCCCCCTAGAGCTAAATTATTTTTTCGTAAATACTCAATTTCATAATCAAAACCAAAAGTCCTTGCCGGAGCTATTTCTTTTCGATATGTTTCATAGTCTAAAATAAATTCTGCTGTCTGTGATTTTAAAAAACTATGCTCAAAGCGAATACTATAAGTCAATTTGTATTCCTCAGAAGGTAAAGCTACAATATGTTTATCTCCTAAAGACAAATACAACGGCTCTTTTATAATAATTTCTTCTACTTCTTCCTCTAAATCCCTTGTTCCTGCATTTTCAAAAAGTTCTAAGAAAACTTTAGCACTTCCATCACAAATCGGTAATTCATTTCCGTTTAATTCCACGATTAAATCTGTAATATTTACCATTGCTAGAGCAGATAAAAAATGTTCTATTGTGAATACCATAGCTCCAAACCCATTTTTTAAATTTGTCCCTCTTGTTAAATCAAAAGTATTGTCTATATCCAAAACGATTTCGTTTTTTCCCTTCTCTAAATCGACACGTCTAAAAATAATTTTTCCAGTATTCGAGGGAAGGAGCCTCATAAAAATAGTTTCTCCCTTATGCAATCCAATTCCGGAATATTCTATCTCTTTGGCAATAGTTCTTCTTTTCATAGTTTCTCATCCTTTCTATGATTCTGCTTTTGATAAAAATTTCTCTGCTACAATTGCTGCAATTTCTTTTTTTCCTGTCACAAATTCTACAATAATTTTTTTCTCTTCTAAATCTCGTACAATTCCTAAACCAAACTTTTTATGTAAGACCCTTTCTCCTACCGAAAATGGCAGATTAGAAGTTTTTTTCTTTAAATCTTCCGTAGAAATTGTATTCTTTGTTTGAAGCTTTTGGTATTTCGGCCTTTCTTCTTTCCAATCTTCTAACTTATATTCGCTTGGAATTTCTTTTAAGAAAATCGATTCTTGTGATGCTTGTACTTCCCCATAGACATATTTTGTTGTAGAAAAACTAATCACTAATCTTTCTTCTGCCCTTGTAATGGCAACATAACAAAGCCGTCTTTCTTCTTCTAAATCATCTTCGGAGGAAAATTTAGAATTTCCCGGGAAAGTCTCATTTTCAACTCCTACCAAAAACACTACAGGAAATTCCAATCCTTTCGCATTATGAATTGTCATCAATTTCACATAATCTTGATTTTCTTGTAGATCATCAGTTGCACTTACCAAGGAAACATTTTCTAAATAATCTCGTAAACTTAAATTCCCTAATAAATTCTCTAGTTCTAAAATAGATGCTCCCAACTCTTCAATATTAGAAATTCTAACTTCCGCATCCTCATAGGCTGTTTCTAAATACTGTTTATATCCGATTTTTTCTAATAAGCTAGAAAAAATAATACTTGTATTTTCATAAGGAGCTAAATCCATAAGTTCTCGAATCAAGGTATAAAATTGTTGGATTGTTACAGCTAAACCACTCCCAATTCCAGAAATCTCTCCTGCTCTTGCTAAAGAATCCAGTAAAGTCAATCCTTGTTCTCTTGCAAAAAATCGAATTTTTTCTATACTTTTATCTCCTATTTTTCTCTTTGGAACGTTGATAATTCTTAGCAAATTAGTTTCATCCAAAGGGTTGTTAATTAGACTTAGATAAGCCAAAATATCTTTAATTTCCGCTCTTTGATAGAATTGCATTCCACCAAAAATTTTATAAGGAATTCGATACCGTAAAAAAGCTTCTTCAAACACTCTAGATTGAGCATTTGTCCGATATAGAATTGTCATATCTCGATAAGCTCTTCCCTTTTGCTTTTCCTTTGCGATTTCAGAAATAACTTTTTCTACCTCATCTCTTTGATTCAAAGCCTTGAATACTTTAATCTTATCTCCCTCTTTTTTATCTGTCCATAAATTTTTATTCTTAGAAGAAGTATTATGTCGAATCACTGCATTTGCTGCATCTAATATGATAGCAGTGGAACGATAATTTTGTTCTAATTTTACTACCATAGCATCTTTATAGTCTTTTTCAAAGTTTAAAATATTTTGAATATTGGCTCCTCGGAAACCGTAAATACTTTGGTTTTCATCTCCAACAACACAAATATTTCTATGTTTTTGTGCAATCTTATTCACAATCTGATATTGGATATTATTGGTATCCTGATATTCGTCTACCATAATATATTGATATTTTGTTTGAATTTTTTCTAAAATTTCAGGTATTTCCAATAAATTTTTTGTATTTAATAAAATGTCAGAGAAGTCAATTCCATTCTGGTTTTTTAATTTTATATTATATCGGCGATAAATTTCAGCAATCGTTTTTGCTTCATACTCATAAGCATCTTTTTCATAATCATCTGCTGAAACTCCTTCTTCTTTTAGTTTAGAAATCAAAGAAGCCAACTTTTTTTCTGATAAATCTGTATTTTGTAAATTCAACTCCTTCATAATTCCTTTAATAATACGTTTTTGATCTTCTACATCATAAATGGTAAAATTTGCTTGATACCCCAATTTACTTCCATACATTCTAAGTAATCTTACTCCAAAAGAGTGAAAGGTAGAAATCGTTGCTCGTTCCGCTTCTTCTCCAATCAAAGAAATGACTCTTTCTTTCATTTCCTTGGCAGCCTTATTTGTAAAAGTCACTGCCAAAATAAGATACGGTGGGATTCCAAGTTCTTCTATCATATGAGCAATTCGATAAGTTATGGTTCTTGTTTTCCCTGAACCTGCTCCCGCCAAAATCAATAAAGGTCCTTCAACAGTAGCTGCAGCTTCTCTTTGTTTATCATTCAATTTTTCTAATAAACTCATCTTAGATTCTCCTTAAATTTTCCATTCTTTTTTATTATAACATTATTTTAGTAATAAAAAAACCCTAAAAATTATAGTATCAACCTCACACCCGCAATAGATACCTTAGTGCTGCTTCCTTCCAGACCTGACACGGTTCGATACTATTACGCCATAAGTCCTCCATAACTTCTAGGGCATTTCATTATATCAATTATTTTTCATTTCGTCAATTTTATTTTTTAGAAAATGGGTATTTAAGTATAGTTGTCGATCCCTACTGTTGTATTGATAACGAATTTCTAGGTCTTGTATTTTTTCTAGCAATGGATTTTCCACTAACTTCATTCTCTTTGCTGTTAATACACCTTGTAGAGCTACATCGTATTTATCCATTTGAATATCTTGTTGTAAAGAGGCGACTCCATCTGATAAATATTTTCGAAACTCAGTCACTCCAATCAAATTTAATTCCGGAATATCTAAAGTTGCATTTAAATCTAATTTTAATAAATTTAACTCTCCTTTAATCATTCCAATCGTATCATCTTTCTCTCCAAACAATTTAAAAGAAATATTATCATAATTTTTAGACAGTCTACTATTAAAATTTTTAATTTCTCCATTAAAATTGATTCCATAAATATCAAAGAAAATACTTACCCGATTCATTTGAATTTCCCAAATATCATCTCGTCTTTCTACATCTCTTCGTACTCTTTCCTCCATTTCTTTTACAATTTCTCGATACCTCAAGAGTAAATTGTAAATTTCATCTTCATACATTAAAGTCAAATATTTTCCTAGCATGCGATCCAAACTTATGATACTTTTTGGTTCTTCTACAGGTTCCGGCTTCACATATTTCTCTCTTAACTTTTCAATATTTTCTCGAATTGTATTTAGATTATGATGAATTCCATTTCCTCCATTCTTCATATCTTGAACGGCATCCTTAATCTTTTGATACTCATCACTCGATTTGACCCCAAAACTTGCTTGATGTTCTTCTTTTTCACTTTCCTCTTGAAATACCTTTGCAAAAGGATATTGACCACTCACAACTTCTACCGCTTTCGCCTCTCGTAAAGCTCTCATATCTTCTTCGTCTTTTGGAGTAATAAATTCTAAACCGATTACTTCTGTATCAAACAATTCCACCTTTTTATGATTATAATCTAAATCATAATATGTTTTGACCTGTTGAATACGAATAAAATCCGTTCCTGCCTTTTCATGACTTTCTACTTGAACATCTCGTAACGAAATATATTTTTCAAAAAAATTAGATTCTACACTTCCAATTTTAACATAAGCTTGATTTATCTGTCCCAATCTATCTTCTAAGACATATTTTAAAATCATGTTTCTTCCAAAAAAAATTCCAACAATAGAAACTAACAGAAAAATTCCTAAAAACATGATGAATTTTCTCATTCCTTTGCCCCCTATTTTTTGCTTGTTTTTTTACATATCATACACATTTTTTAGGAAAAAATCAAGTTTACATTCAAGAATATCTATGATAAAATGAATAAAATATTGAAATTTTAAGGAGATGACAACAAATTATGGTCAAAAAAAAGTATATCGCCCCAAATGTAATTACTGCTGGAAATATGTTTTTAGGATATATTAGTATTACAGAATCTATTAAAGGGCATTTTATTCCAGCTATTTGGTTTATTATTTTAGCAATGGTTTGTGATGGCCTAGATGGTAAAACAGCAAGGAAGTTAGATGCGTTCAGTGAGTTTGGAAAAGAATTTGATTCTTTCTGTGATGCTATCTCTTTTGGACTTGCTCCTTCTATCTTAGTATATTCTATTTTAAATCAAGTGGCACCAGGAAGTTTATTTATTATTCCTGTTTCATTTTTATATGCTCTTTGTGGTGTTATGAGATTAGTGAAATTTAATATCATTACTGTAGCTTCGAGTGAAAAAGGAGACTTTAGCGGTATGCCAATTCCAAATGGTGCTTCTATGGTTTGTTCTTATTATTTAATTTGTCATACCATCTATCAGAATTTCCAAATCAGTTTTTTCGATATCAATGTTTTTATTGCTATTATTGTTTTAGCTGCGGCTTTAATGGTAAGTACAGTGCCATTTAAAACTCCGGATAAAACCTTCTCCTTTATTCCTAAAAATAAAACATTGATTTCATTTTTAATTATTCTTATCATTGCTACTTTAAAATATAGTTTATTTATTGTCAGCTTTACTTATGTTTTATTGAACTTGCTAACATTTTTTACAAAAAAATTTGTAGGAGAACACCAAGATCAATTAGATGAATTTTTTGAAGTTGTGGAGGAAGAGGATGAAACAAAATGATCCAATTAAAATCCTTGTCATAAGATTTAAAAGAATAGGAGATGCTATCTTAGCATCTCCTGTTTGCAATTCATTAAAGAAAACTTTTCCAAATTCTTCGATTGATTATGTTCTATATGAGCCATCAGCTCCTTTATTTACCAATCATCCCTATATTGATAATGTCATCTGTATTTCAAAAAAAGAACAAGAAAATCCCTTTCTTTATTTGAAACGAGTTTGGAAAATCACTCGAAATAAATATGACATCATTATCGATATTATGTCAACTCCAAAAAGCGAAGTCTTTACACTTTTTTCTTTAGGAACTCCGTATCGAATTGGTAGAGTGAGTAAGAATAAAAAAAGAGGCTACACCTATAACTATAAACAATATGAACCTCAAAATACAAAAAATAAGGTGGATAAATTCTTAAAACAACTGTTATCTCCACTAGAAAAAGACTTTAAACTAACTTACGATCCGGAGCTTATTTTATCCGTATCAGAAGAAGAAAAAAAAGAAATGAAACAAAAAATGGAAAGAATAGGATTGTCACTTGAAAAACCTATTATTCCTTTTGCAGTTCTTTCTCGTGTTGCAGGCAAAACATATCCTATTGAAAATATGAAAAAAATTATTCAGTATTGTTTAGATCATTATGAAGCACAATTCGTTTTTTTCTATTCTTCCGATCAAAAAGCACAAATCAAAGAAATTGAAAAAGATTTGAATTTTCCTAAAAATATCTTTACTAATTTAGAAACAAGAGATATGAGAGAGCTTATGGCTTTTTTTGCAAATTCCACTTGCTATATTGGAAACGAAGGAGGACCTAGACATTTAGCACAAGCTTTAGGACTCCCATGTTTTGCTTTATTCAATCCTTCCGCAGAAAAAAAAGAATGGCTTCCTTGGCCAAGTGACACAAATGTTGGAATTGAACCAAAAGATACTCTTTCTTTTCATCAAATATCTCAAGAAAAATACAATAGCCTTACAAAAGAAGAAGCATTTGCATTGATGACAGTTCCCTTTATTATAGAAAAGCTGGATATATTTTTATCCAAAGTTTTAGGAAAGTGATTGGGAGGTCTACTCAGTGGAAGTTAGTTTAGAAGAAATTAAAAAAATTGAAGTTTTTCATGGGATTACTAAGAAAAGTATAGAAAAAATACAAAAAACTGCTGAAATCATTTCTCTACCTCAAAATAAATATCTTTATACAGATAAACAAAATTTAGATTATATCTATTTCGTTCTCTCTGGAAAAGTAGTCATCTCAAAAGGAAATGAACATGGGGAATCCAGAATTATTTTTTTGTTATCATCAGGTGCCATGATCAATCAACCTTTTATGAGGAATAATACTTCTGCAATTGAATGTATCGCCTTTGAAAATAGCCGTATTTTAAGAATTACTTTTTCCGATTTTGCTACTATCCTAAGTCAGGATTACAAACTTTGTAAAAATTGTATGATTTTTATGGAGAATCGTATTCGTAGGCTCTACCGTCAATTAAAAAATTCTGTGAGTATCAATCTTGATAAAAAATTAGCGGCAAAACTCTATCGTTTAGGAATTGAACATGGAAGCTCTTCTCAAGAAGAGGGAATGACAAAAATTAACTTGAACATCACAATTACCTGTTTAGCAAAAATGCTTGGTTGCCAACGAGAAAGCCTTTCTCGTGCAATGAAATCATTAAATTCTAGAAAAATCGTAAAGATGATAGGACGAAGTATTTATGTCGATATGGAAGCTGCAAAAAATCTATTTAAAAATTGATTTTATTTTAAAAAACTGTGACTTTTGTTACAGTTTTTTTTTATAAAAAATGCTACTCTCTTAAAAGATAATTTATTTTAAGGGAGGAAAATTGTATGAAACTTAGGCTAAGTGTTGAAGAATTCGACAAAGGATTAGAAAAGTTGAGCAAAGAATTCAAGATTTTTGCCCCAAAGTCTTTTCAAGATCGTGGTACTTATTCTGATACAGATATCGTAAAATACGATGTGGTGAATCATTTTGATGAAATGGTTTGGGACAGAAAATCAAATTTTTCACCAAAAGAAACTATATTACCAATCAACCAAGTTCTTTTCTATTTCACAGAAAAAGAATTTTCAGAAAGCAAAGAAGAAGAGAAAAAGATTTTAGTTTTTCTAAGAGCTTGCGACCTAAATGCAGTCAAAAGAATTGACCAAATTTATTTAGCGAATGGAGCTAGTAAAGATACATTCTACGCTAGAAGAAGAGAAAAGGTTAAATTTGTTGTTGTTGGATGTACAGAAAGTTATCGTAATTGTTTCTGTGTGAGTATGGGAAGTAATACGGTAGACAACTATGATGCTGCTATGAATATTCGTAACAATGAAATCTATTTAGAAATTCAAGATGACAGTTTAGCAGTTTTTGAAGGAGAAAAAACAGACTTCAATATAGATTTTGTAAAGGAAAATAAATTCTCTATTGAAGTCCCTGAAAATATTGACTTTATGCACTTACAATCACATTCAATGTGGGATGAATATGATACACGTTGTATTGCCTGTGGACGATGTAACTTCACTTGTCCAACCTGTACTTGTTTCTCGATGCAAGATATTTATTATCGAGAAAATCAAAATGTAGGAGAAAGAAGAAGAGTTTGGGCTTCTTGCCAAGTAGATGGCTATACAAGGATTGCCGGTGGTCATTCTTTCCGAAATAAACAAGGACAAAGAATGAGATTCAAAACATTACATAAAATTCATGATTTTAAAAAACGTTTTGGATATAATATGTGCGTAGGTTGTGGGCGATGTGATGATGCTTGTCCTCAATATATTTCATTTTCAGAGGCAATTACAAAAATGAAAAATGCCATGGATGAAAAAAATAAAGTATAGAAAACAATATATTTAGGAGGAAATGTTATGTGTAAATGTAGTAATCCCTATATTCCATTTTCAGCAGAAATTATCGA encodes:
- the lpxA gene encoding acyl-ACP--UDP-N-acetylglucosamine O-acyltransferase, with protein sequence MVEIHSTAIVEEGAILEDGVKIGPYCIVGKDVKIGKNTVLQSHVVVEGITEIGEENTIYSFVSIGKASQDLKYRGEPTKTIIGNKNSIREFVTIHRGTDDRWETRIGSGNLLMAYVHIAHDVIVGDGCILANNVTLAGHVVVDSHAIIGGLTPVHQFTHIGSYVMVGGASAINQDICPFVLAEGNKAVVRGLNTVGLRRRGFSDEELSNLKKVYRIIFRKGLPLKEALAEAEEQFGSDKNVAYLLEFIRNSERGIAR
- the fabZ gene encoding 3-hydroxyacyl-ACP dehydratase FabZ, with the translated sequence MLNTLEIMERIPHRYPFLLVDRILEMDVENKRVIGRKNVTINEEFFNGHFPEHPIMPGVLIVEGMAQCLGVLVMEGQEGKVPYFAAVENVKFKQPVRPGDTITYDVKVEKIRSNIVKASGVALVDEVKVAEASFTFCIADK
- the lpxC gene encoding UDP-3-O-acyl-N-acetylglucosamine deacetylase yields the protein MKRRTIAKEIEYSGIGLHKGETIFMRLLPSNTGKIIFRRVDLEKGKNEIVLDIDNTFDLTRGTNLKNGFGAMVFTIEHFLSALAMVNITDLIVELNGNELPICDGSAKVFLELFENAGTRDLEEEVEEIIIKEPLYLSLGDKHIVALPSEEYKLTYSIRFEHSFLKSQTAEFILDYETYRKEIAPARTFGFDYEIEYLRKNNLALGGTLENAIVVQKDGVMNPGGLRFEDEFVRHKMLDIIGDFKILNRPIKAHIIAIKAGHALDIEFAKKLREI
- a CDS encoding ATP-dependent helicase, translating into MSLLEKLNDKQREAAATVEGPLLILAGAGSGKTRTITYRIAHMIEELGIPPYLILAVTFTNKAAKEMKERVISLIGEEAERATISTFHSFGVRLLRMYGSKLGYQANFTIYDVEDQKRIIKGIMKELNLQNTDLSEKKLASLISKLKEEGVSADDYEKDAYEYEAKTIAEIYRRYNIKLKNQNGIDFSDILLNTKNLLEIPEILEKIQTKYQYIMVDEYQDTNNIQYQIVNKIAQKHRNICVVGDENQSIYGFRGANIQNILNFEKDYKDAMVVKLEQNYRSTAIILDAANAVIRHNTSSKNKNLWTDKKEGDKIKVFKALNQRDEVEKVISEIAKEKQKGRAYRDMTILYRTNAQSRVFEEAFLRYRIPYKIFGGMQFYQRAEIKDILAYLSLINNPLDETNLLRIINVPKRKIGDKSIEKIRFFAREQGLTLLDSLARAGEISGIGSGLAVTIQQFYTLIRELMDLAPYENTSIIFSSLLEKIGYKQYLETAYEDAEVRISNIEELGASILELENLLGNLSLRDYLENVSLVSATDDLQENQDYVKLMTIHNAKGLEFPVVFLVGVENETFPGNSKFSSEDDLEEERRLCYVAITRAEERLVISFSTTKYVYGEVQASQESIFLKEIPSEYKLEDWKEERPKYQKLQTKNTISTEDLKKKTSNLPFSVGERVLHKKFGLGIVRDLEEKKIIVEFVTGKKEIAAIVAEKFLSKAES
- the pssA gene encoding CDP-diacylglycerol--serine O-phosphatidyltransferase — its product is MVKKKYIAPNVITAGNMFLGYISITESIKGHFIPAIWFIILAMVCDGLDGKTARKLDAFSEFGKEFDSFCDAISFGLAPSILVYSILNQVAPGSLFIIPVSFLYALCGVMRLVKFNIITVASSEKGDFSGMPIPNGASMVCSYYLICHTIYQNFQISFFDINVFIAIIVLAAALMVSTVPFKTPDKTFSFIPKNKTLISFLIILIIATLKYSLFIVSFTYVLLNLLTFFTKKFVGEHQDQLDEFFEVVEEEDETK
- a CDS encoding glycosyltransferase family 9 protein gives rise to the protein MKQNDPIKILVIRFKRIGDAILASPVCNSLKKTFPNSSIDYVLYEPSAPLFTNHPYIDNVICISKKEQENPFLYLKRVWKITRNKYDIIIDIMSTPKSEVFTLFSLGTPYRIGRVSKNKKRGYTYNYKQYEPQNTKNKVDKFLKQLLSPLEKDFKLTYDPELILSVSEEEKKEMKQKMERIGLSLEKPIIPFAVLSRVAGKTYPIENMKKIIQYCLDHYEAQFVFFYSSDQKAQIKEIEKDLNFPKNIFTNLETRDMRELMAFFANSTCYIGNEGGPRHLAQALGLPCFALFNPSAEKKEWLPWPSDTNVGIEPKDTLSFHQISQEKYNSLTKEEAFALMTVPFIIEKLDIFLSKVLGK
- a CDS encoding Crp/Fnr family transcriptional regulator; its protein translation is MEVSLEEIKKIEVFHGITKKSIEKIQKTAEIISLPQNKYLYTDKQNLDYIYFVLSGKVVISKGNEHGESRIIFLLSSGAMINQPFMRNNTSAIECIAFENSRILRITFSDFATILSQDYKLCKNCMIFMENRIRRLYRQLKNSVSINLDKKLAAKLYRLGIEHGSSSQEEGMTKINLNITITCLAKMLGCQRESLSRAMKSLNSRKIVKMIGRSIYVDMEAAKNLFKN
- the asrA gene encoding anaerobic sulfite reductase subunit AsrA, with amino-acid sequence MKLRLSVEEFDKGLEKLSKEFKIFAPKSFQDRGTYSDTDIVKYDVVNHFDEMVWDRKSNFSPKETILPINQVLFYFTEKEFSESKEEEKKILVFLRACDLNAVKRIDQIYLANGASKDTFYARRREKVKFVVVGCTESYRNCFCVSMGSNTVDNYDAAMNIRNNEIYLEIQDDSLAVFEGEKTDFNIDFVKENKFSIEVPENIDFMHLQSHSMWDEYDTRCIACGRCNFTCPTCTCFSMQDIYYRENQNVGERRRVWASCQVDGYTRIAGGHSFRNKQGQRMRFKTLHKIHDFKKRFGYNMCVGCGRCDDACPQYISFSEAITKMKNAMDEKNKV